From the genome of Prunus persica cultivar Lovell chromosome G8, Prunus_persica_NCBIv2, whole genome shotgun sequence:
CATAGCTGCAACTAGCATACTTGAGATGCAGTGGGGACATGTTGGCATACATGACTGGTGGAGGAATGAACAGTTCTGGGTCATTGGTGGTGCGTCATCACACTTTTTCGCACTCATCCAGGGTCTGCTCAAGGTTTTGGGCGGAGTTAACACAAACTTCACTGTCACATCTAAAGCAGCGGATGATGGAGAGTTTTCTGATCTATACCTCTTTAAGTGGACGTCACTTTTGATCCCTCCCATGACCTTATTGATCATAAACATTATTGGAGTCGTTGTTGGGATTTCTGATGCCATCAACAATGGTTACGACTCATGGGGTCCTCTCTTTGGTAGGTTGTTCTTTGCCATATGGGTCATTGTCCATCTTTACCCATTCCTAAAGGGTTTGGTGGGAAGACAGGAGAGACTCCCCACAATCATTGTGGTCTGGTCAATTCTTCTCGCATCGATCTTCTCTCTATTATGGGTCCGAATCAACCCATTTGTATCAAAAGGTGGTATTGTATTAGAAGTTTGCGGGCTGGATTGTGACTAAGGTCCACTTATACAGAAGGTTTAGATGGTGTGAGTTCTATAAAGTAGCTGTTTGGGCAAACAAAAAGAGATCGAGTTCAAATGCGCGATGTTGTTCAATCGAAGGTAAAATTGTTTCGAACAGTTCTATTTGTAAGGATAAATCTTGTGGTAAAAGATGAGATGGGAAGAAAGAGCAATCCTGGGAGGTTGCATGTAGATACAAAGGGACTGGATCTGACACATTGATTGTTTTGCAAAGTGTTCATTAATTCTTTAATACATGGATTTTGTGGGTTGGAAGGGGATTTGTATTCAGGTCTGTCTGTAATCCCATGAGAAGATAAAGTTAGTTTGATTCATAATTTATGTTCCCTTCTCAATAAGGGGGTTGGTTCATATATGTTAGTGTCATAAAACCTTGTCCTTTTGTGCAGTATTTGAGAGGAAATAGCTGCAATCTTAGGGTGATGTATTTTTTGAGATGTCCAAATGTGTTTGCCAAACAAAGGCAACTCTTCTTGTATGTGTGCTTATTTAAGAACAACTCAACATTCAATAaatgtttgattttctttcttctctttctttcttctggcTTGTTTGGAGGAAATAATGACTTTTTTCTCACCTCTATGATACTTGAGCGGCTGTGCCTAAAAGTTTGACTTCAGCTTTTGCAATCACATTGATGGTGTGATGACATTGTGACAAGGTTTTGGAATGTCTAACTCAGAGTTTTTGAATGTCTGCTTTTTTCTCCTAGGAATCCTATGGAATTAATTTCCTGGCTTATTAAGTAAAGCCTTAAACTAAATCCACCTCTGAAACAACAAATTAGGGAGGAAATAGGCCTCATTCGCCTCCAAGGATCCGGATCCTCTATTGTGATATGCGAAcctcatttttaaaattagcaCATTTACATATTTGCatataaaccctaaaattgcaATATACGCACATTAACGAACTTTACATATTTGCATTTGCAAACTTTTGTCGCTAGACATTCtcatatttaaaataagcAATCCAATACAACACCATACTTACACTGGACCCCACAAAACTAACTGTACCATTAACAAGTTCATTTACAAGCAATACTGTAAATTACCAAAACACTCTTGAAGATCAGCATGAGGTATGCTTCAGCTGAAAATGAAGGTCACTTTAACTCGTATTTCCATGGCCAACACTAGCAGGTCTACTTCTTTTGGAGATCCTTCAATGCCGGCCTAGGCTGCAAAGTTTTCACTGCTGAGTTGGAAACTTTGTCGTTCTTTGTGTTTCTGAAATTTTCCTTCATATCAGCAGTATTGACAAAACTCTTTGGAGGACTAGGGACCAGACTATCTGTCTTGTTCTCCCTTGGCGCAAAAGAAATACTGATACTTTTGTCCGAATCTGCCTCCCAACTCCTTACCCTAGGTGATTCCAAATTGTCTGAGAAGACATGAGCAAGAAGGTCAAAGAATcagcttgcattttcaagtaaatcatgcccaaaaaaaatactCGGAGAAccaataaagagaaaaaaattgacgTTCAAGTGCAAGATGTGTACCTTTTCTCAAACCTGAATCTGCAGATATGGGACATTGATCTGCAGTTACATTCTGTTCTGACACAATCTCACTCTCAACTGAAAATTTAGCATCTTCAACATCAGGGTTCACATTACTTCGAGCTTGCATTAAGTAATTTGGATAACTGTTTGCTGCTGGCACATCAATTGGCACATCAAAAGCACCAGGATTGCTGCCACTCATCTCAGAATCATCTACCGATTTCCCTGTACGTGCCCACACATTAGAATATTCAATATCACCAGCCTCATCAATATCCTCATGATCAACAAACACTTGGTTGATAGGCCTGATTCCTTTCTCCTTTGGTCTTTCATTTACACAGGTGTTCCCATCTGAAACAGGAGGATGAGTGGATTTCAGAAGTTCATCTGCCATTCTCTGCCCATGATGATCACTGTGTTTCTTGGCAACAACTTGAGCAATTCCCAGATCATTTTCTAAACCTTCCTTCACATGCTCACCAACTTCATTCATCAGATTGGCTTTACTCAGACCTGCATCTAATTTCTGAAATTCATCTCTTTTGATGTCCCCTACAATCAGTTCCATCTCAAAATCAGTCAATCCAAACAATTCAACATTTAACTCCAAGGCTTTGTTATTCCCCAAAACACATTATAACATTTGTCTTTACAGATCCTACTACTCTACACTTTTGGAGGCAtggataaataaaaagtataaCATGGTATCATGAGATCAAAGTTCGAAATCCTAAAACTATAACTTCCCAATCTATAGACTTCCACATGTTGGACtattcaagaaaaaatataatagcAAACTCTTGGAGTCGTAGACTCATAGTTAATTAAAAGTATTACCAGTGAAGTCCAAAATTAAACACTCACCACAACTAGAAAAGTTGGTAACAGGAGAACCAACAGGGTAATGAATACCCATTTCCAGAGTAGATTTTAGCTCCATAACGTCCTCCGATTTATGCTCATGGTCAGTAAGTTGCCCTGCAGCAACTTGTGCAATACCAACAGCactttctttccctttcttcACAGCCTCACTATCTTCAATCACTGAATCGACTTTTGACATGTCTGGATATGATTTTGAAAATCCATCCATTTTGTCATCGCTGAAAAGTTGTTTTATCTCATAACTGCTAAATAAAGGCGAGGCAGCATTTAACTCCAAGGCTTTAGTTTCTGTTTAATCACAAAGATACAAAAACCGTTAGAGACGGAACTGTTTtcaataaaaagtttaagTTGAATGaagattaattttttatttttgttaaaaaataactaCAAGATATATAGATACTCCTTGGGCTCAAACATAGATACTATTCTTCCCCCCACTCCCCACCCCAGGCCACGTGGCTTAGGAAATGAAGACAAATATACATaagagttgaaaattttggaaacAATTATTAACCTGCAGTTGCTTCTTCACCTTGATGCAATAAGCACTGACCATGACTAGAATCGGTAGCTGGAGAATCAGCAGAGCAATCGACACCCGTTTCAGGTTTAACCATAGAGATGGGATGCAAGTTTTCAAAACCAGGGGATTCCTTTGAGTCACCAGAAATGATATCCCTATCGTTAAGATTAAGCAGATCAATTACTTCCTCAGTCTCTTGGGAGGTCCTCGTACGATTAATGCCAACATTGAGACTTTCAACAACCTTTACGCCTGAGACTCTTTCCAGCACTCCAAATTCATTGCCTTGTAATTCAAGATCATCACACTTCGCTGGATCTGGTTGGAGAACAGATTGTATAACTTCATTTGATGCTCTCTCTTGAACTTCACTATCTACCGGCACCACCATATTTGAAGGACCTGGAGATTTGTTCTCATTTCCAAGCTGCATTTTTGCCAAAGCAAAATCAGAAAGAGACCCCGACTGTGTTTCGTCCACCAGGGCATCCATAGAACTTCCAATATCATTTGCTGCCACTGTGTGCTTTTCCAGAATATCAACCTCATCAAAGGATAAATTCTGGTTTTGGCTTCCATGTAACAAGGCCTCAACTCTTTCACAAATTATTCCGCCTTCAACTGGTGATTCGAATTGATCTTTAAGTTGATCTCCTTCTGCAGATTAAATAATTGTTATTGTCTCATAACTTACTGGATGGAACACATTTTTTTCTCGAAGTGCCAGAGAATATAACAAGGTACTGTCATTGCCTATCAAGTGATAAGAATAAACAAGaagcatatgaacatacaAATTTCTCAACAAGATTAACAAGTTTCCAACCTAAAAGAGAAACTGTACCCCTATCCTCATAAGTCATCTCCTTTTCTTCCGCATTGTTTCTACCCTCACTTTCATTTAATCCACTTAGATCTCCTGCATTTGAGACAATATAAAAACTTGAGTATATACAGTtactcaaataaaaatatcattacAACCAGTAAAATCATATATTCAAGATTAATCATCGAAAGATACCAAGAGATGAAGAATCATTAAACATGAGACAGTGGCACCACCTGAATGCATTTGACGTTTGGCACAAAAGTTATCAGCTGATAGATTGACTTGTGTAATACTTTCAGTATCAACTATTCTATCTGTGTCAGCCAAGCCAGGTTCGTTTTGTGACACTCTATTATTCACACCGGCATTGCCCAAAATAATCCCATGATCACAGCAGCACAGATCACCCAACTCATCTCTGACCAAGAAATCACCAGTATTATCTGAATTAATTGCAGTTTTCGAACTCACATTTACAGAATTTATACCACCATCCAGTGTTCCAatattatcatccatatcagcATTGCCATCCGTGTGCATACTATCAACTGAAGCAATGGAAGGATGTCTCTTCATCTCTAAAGATACTTCCTTATGTATGCCAGGATCACCATACTTCCCTTGATCCAGTAGGAGGACAGATTGCATAACATTGTTTAGTGCTCTCTCTTGAACTGCACTGTCTACCGACACCACCATAGTTGAAGGATCTGGGGATTTGTTCTCATTTCCACGCCGCATTTTTgccaaagaaaaatcagaaaggGACCGCGACTCTGTTTCGTTCACCACGGCATCCATAGAACTTTCAGTGTTATTTGCTGCTACTGTGTGCTTTTCCAAAATATCGACCTCTTCGAAGGATAAATTCTGATTTTTGCTTCCATGTAACAAGGCCTGATTTCTTTCATGAATATTTCTGCCTTCAACTGGTGATTTGAATTGATCTTTCCGTTGATCTCCTTCTGCAGATTAAACAGTTATTATTATCTCATAACTTACTGGATGGAGCACATACGTTATATCTCACAGATGCAAGAGAATACCCTATCAAGTGATAAGAATAAACAAGAAGCACATGAACATACAAACTTCTCAACAAGACAAGTTTTCAACCTAAAAGCGGAATTGTACCTCTATCCTCATAGGTCATCTCCTTTTCTTCggcattgttttttttacccTCAATCTCATTTAATCCACTTAGATCTCCTGCGTTTGAGAAAATTTTCTTACTTGAGCTTACTTAAATCAGAATGTCAGGTTATAAGCAGTAAAATCATACATTCAAGATcaataaccaaaatatacCAAGAGATGAAGAATCATTAAAAACATGATACAATGGCAGACCACCTGAATACATTTGAGGTTTGGCACAAGAGTTATCAGCACATAGTTTGACTTGTGTAATACTTTCAGTTCCAACTATTCCATCTATGTCAGTCAAGCCAGGTATGGTTTGTGCCATGCTATTACTCGCACCAGCATTGCCCAAAATAATGCCATGATCACAGCAACTCAGATCAGCCAGCTCATCTCCGACTAAGAAATCACCAATATTGTCTGAACTTATCTCAGTTTTTGAACTCACATTTAGAGAATTCATACCACCATCCAGTGTTCCaacattatcatccatatcagcATTGCCATCCATGTGCATACTGTCATCTGAAGCAATGGAAGGATGTCTCTTCATCTCTGAAGTAACTTCCTTAAGAATGTTCTCATTTCTATGTTGCATTTTTGCCAAAGCACAATCAGAAAGAGATGTTGACTCTGTTTCAACGACGATGGCACTATCAATTTTACTTGCTGCCACTGTGTCATCTTCCGGATAATCAACCTCATCAAAGgataaattttggtttttgcttCCATATAACAAGGCCTCATCTATTTCACAAATACTTCTGCCTTCTACTGGTGATTTGAATTGATTTTCAAGTTGATCTCCTTCTGCAGATTAAACGATCATTAATATCTCATAACTTACTGGATGGAATTCACATGTTTTTCTTAAAGATACCAGAGAACAACACAAGTTATTCATTtagataaattaaaattttcaattatcaCTTCTTTGCCACTGATTACTAGGAATGAGAAAGAATATCCATCTCTTCTATTCACTTTACAGATAAAccaatataaagtaaaagttaAGAGTGTCAAACTTAGTTAAACAGCATGGTTCTATACTAAGTCGGGACTAGTGTTGGTAATCTAGACCACAAACACAATTTAACTCAACCTCAGTCCGCAAAGTAAGGTCAAGAGCATTTAAAAAATGTCATGTAACATGGTACTATTAGGAGGAGAATTCATGGAACTAACCATTGCAAATAACGCTCAAACGAAATGAATCATGAATAACAAGATCTAACAGCTGAActatcaacaaaaaaattatcatatgaacatgaaaaattaaacaagggAACATCAAATACCTTGCTTTAGTAGTGAAGATTTGGGCAGAGTTACAGCAGTATCACTGGGTACAATTCTATCCAGATGGATATCTGCAACTGTCTCTTCGCTAGTTTCTTCTACTACTTCAGAGGATTTCGCTGTATTTCTGTCTGACTCGTTATTCTCATCACATTCAGTTAGATGATCCTCAACAACTGGCTCAACTAGTACTGGTTGATTAATCCCTCTAGCATCCAATTGAACTAAGTTATGATCCTCAGGAACACTAGCTTTGCTACCGTCTTCTAACTGGTCATCCACCACATCACTTTTTTGGTGTGACGTCTTAACAGTCCATGACTCATCTGTCTCCAGTCCTTTCAAGTCCAACAGGTTGGTACATTCACCTACAAATTATAAGAGCACAATAAGCAGAGCACCAAAATTAATTAGTACATCTATTTGACACCAAAACTTGAATAACTCCCATACCTTCACAATGTGGTTGACAGGTAGGTGAGTGACCATCACCTAGACAGGTCAATCTGGAAAAACTGACATTGCTGAGCTTATCCATACATTCTTCCGAGGTTTGTTCAACTGCAATAATATGACCAGTATCACCTCTGTCCAAAGACGGATAGTAATTATCTTCCATATCACGTACAGTAGCGTTCTCTGGGACATTCAATCCACTATCTACCATAACATTTTCCATCACATTAGTCACGGGTTCCATTACATTCTGTGCGTTTTGGACTGTAAATACACCTTGTAAATTATTATACTTTGATAGCTGATTTTCCTTCAGATGAGCTGAAATGTCCATGGTTTTCTCTATGCTTGAATGTACAGCAGATACTTCAAAACAAACAGGCTGACCCATTGCAGCAGATTCCCACTTATTGCTTGATTTTTCAACAGCTTCTTTGCTGCAGCAAGAATCAGTAGCTGGAACAAAGAGAAGATACAAATATTAATCATgtgaaaaaatacaaagtgaTAGAGGTTTAATACTCCAAGTAGTGATTGAGCCGGACAAAAAAGGTTTAAACAAAGGGAATTTGTTGAAGGCCTCACAGTTGAAAACTACAGTGCCTGAGCCATAGCACTTTCTTGTAAAGTGATTGAACTGTTTCTATCACAGTCAGGGAGATCATGCACATACTTCCCTTTAGTGATAGGAATAAATAATATGATTGATTACCAATAGCACTAAGTTCTACAAAGTAAATCCATCCAAACGATTTAACTGATGAATAACGAGATGAAACAGCTGAACCTATCAGCAATAAAAATATCACATAAACAtgaaaattaaagaagaaacCAAACAAGGGAACATCAAATACCTTCCTTTACTAGTGAAGATTTGGACAGAGTTACAGCAGTATCACTGAGAACAATTCTACCCAGATGGATGTCTCCATCTGTCTCTGCACTAGTTTCAGCAGTAGAACCTACATCAACCTGAACCATTTCTTCTCTGTCACAAGAACTGAAAGCACATATTTCTTCTACTAATGCAGAGGACTTTGCATTATTGCTGTCTGACTCCTTATTTTCACCAAGTTCAGTTAGATGATCCTCAAGAACTTGTTCTACAAGTACTGGTTGATCAATCCCACTAGCATCCAATTGAACTAAGTTTTGATCCTCAGGAACACTAACTTTGCTACCACCTTCTAACTGATCATCCACCACATCAATCCTTTGGTCTGACGTTTTAACGGTTAATGACTCATCTGTCTCCAATCCTTTGTTCAAGTCCAACAGGTTGGAACATTCACCTACAAGTTAGGCGAACACAATAAGCAccaaaaactaattaatacaTCTATTTGACAACAAAAGTAAATAACTCCCTTACCTTCACAGTCCGGTTGATAGGTAGGTGAGTGGCCATCACTTAGACAGGTAAATTTGGAAGAAACGACATTGCTGAACTTATCTGGACATTCTACTGGGTTTTGTTCAACTGCAATAGCATGGCCAGTATGACATTTGTTCAAAGACAGATAAGAATGATAATCCATATCACATGCAGTAGTGTTATCCGGGATGCTATTTTCCATCTCGTTAGTCAGGGGTTCTGTCACATTCTGTGGCTTCTGCACTGTAGATATACCTTGAAACTTCATTGATTCTGAGATCTGATTGTCCTTCAGATGACCTGAAATGTCCATGGCCTTCTCCACGATAGAATATGCAGTAGATACTTCATCATAAACAGGCTGACCCCTTCCAGCAGATTCCCTCTTCTTACTTGATCCCTTCCTCTGCTTGCTTGATCCTTTCCTCTGCTTGCTTGATCCCTTCCTCTGCTTGCTTGACCTTTCCAGACCTTTGCTGCAGCAAGAATCAGTATTGTTCTCATTTCCTGAAGCTTCTGGAATATTCAATCTAATATCTGTACTCAGATTTTCTTCAAGGGGTGAATTGATTTTAGCAAACGAGACCTTTTCCTTTATAATTGGCATCCTAGATTCactctttttgttctttccagCAGCTATACCAGTGCGTCCTGTAGGTGCAACCAAGCCACTTTTGGAAAGAATACGCGAGGATCGTCTTTGTGGGCTTTTGTTTAAAGAATCATGCACAATTAATGAACTTTCCTTCTCATATGTTGGCTCTTGTATTTGCTTCACAAGACCATCCTTTTTAACACCATTGGCAATTCCACACATGTCCCCAGTGGCTTCTGTTAGTATCTTTTCACAAGCATTCCGACTAGACCGCCTTAGAGATTGAGACACATTGGCACCCTTGTCAGGAACTGGTTGCTTCACTGTTCCAGCAGCTGTTGATTGCTTCACAGTTCCAGCAGCTTCACAAATTCTAAACTCCCTATCATCATGAGCAGCAGAGGAAAACAATGTAGTTTTGCGTCTGGATCTCCTTAAAGGACCATTGGGTAGGACAGCAACATTTTCTTCCATTCTTTCTACACTTGACTCAACTTTGGAAGCTCTTTCCAAATCTATATTCCTTGGTCTTTTTCTAGTATCACCTTTTGCCAGTTCCTTGCCCTTCTGGAACACAGGAATTTTCTGCCCGTCCTTTGATGGTTCTTCAAGTTCACATTCTTCTTGGCCCGAAGCTTTTCCCACAAACTTGGTTTTAGACTTTTTGCTCCTACCAACAAGTTTGGTTTCTGCCAATGGCCCACATGCAGAGTCTCTGTCCCTGGCTACTTTTCGTTTTGACC
Proteins encoded in this window:
- the LOC109950632 gene encoding uncharacterized protein LOC109950632 isoform X4, with protein sequence MDYYAMKRKQLQSLCKQHGIPANLRNTEMAHKLTLLLKEDEKLSEPVCKNLEENEGGIDSEVETKKVKKVKFSPENQTFYFVGTDNDSNSDCDYNPKKKQGRKRTSMVVKKVQVFENSRGLEHSHKIIDSPGRVTRSRAQKMDEGNAEAVFSPLPGKKKLTNRVKKVDSCDKPPPEVELIERVDSNAEHANLNGGLIQRQLRNRVVVSDDGGNSLVLRKDLVPRGSKKPKQNKGSDGDLLPTETYEENVPVGKGIKPEKVQKQCKGNVTKSGKTDLGGSRITRSRSQVGGNSSGVESKTDILIVQEKGQEVLQLKETCKGLDREHLRRKSAVPLKRSLEGDNLANEAVVPGKTLRRSKRKVARDRDSACGPLAETKLVGRSKKSKTKFVGKASGQEECELEEPSKDGQKIPVFQKGKELAKGDTRKRPRNIDLERASKVESSVERMEENVAVLPNGPLRRSRRKTTLFSSAAHDDREFRICEAAGTVKQSTAAGTVKQPVPDKGANVSQSLRRSSRNACEKILTEATGDMCGIANGVKKDGLVKQIQEPTYEKESSLIVHDSLNKSPQRRSSRILSKSGLVAPTGRTGIAAGKNKKSESRMPIIKEKVSFAKINSPLEENLSTDIRLNIPEASGNENNTDSCCSKGLERSSKQRKGSSKQRKGSSKQRKGSSKKRESAGRGQPVYDEVSTAYSIVEKAMDISGHLKDNQISESMKFQGISTVQKPQNVTEPLTNEMENSIPDNTTACDMDYHSYLSLNKCHTGHAIAVEQNPVECPDKFSNVVSSKFTCLSDGHSPTYQPDCEGECSNLLDLNKGLETDESLTVKTSDQRIDVVDDQLEGGSKVSVPEDQNLVQLDASGIDQPVLVEQVLEDHLTELGENKESDSNNAKSSALVEEICAFSSCDREEMVQVDVGSTAETSAETDGDIHLGRIVLSDTAVTLSKSSLVKEATDSCCSKEAVEKSSNKWESAAMGQPVCFEVSAVHSSIEKTMDISAHLKENQLSKYNNLQGVFTVQNAQNVMEPVTNVMENVMVDSGLNVPENATVRDMEDNYYPSLDRGDTGHIIAVEQTSEECMDKLSNVSFSRLTCLGDGHSPTCQPHCEGECTNLLDLKGLETDESWTVKTSHQKSDVVDDQLEDGSKASVPEDHNLVQLDARGINQPVLVEPVVEDHLTECDENNESDRNTAKSSEVVEETSEETVADIHLDRIVPSDTAVTLPKSSLLKQEGDQLENQFKSPVEGRSICEIDEALLYGSKNQNLSFDEVDYPEDDTVAASKIDSAIVVETESTSLSDCALAKMQHRNENILKEVTSEMKRHPSIASDDSMHMDGNADMDDNVGTLDGGMNSLNVSSKTEISSDNIGDFLVGDELADLSCCDHGIILGNAGASNSMAQTIPGLTDIDGIVGTESITQVKLCADNSCAKPQMYSGGDLSGLNEIEGKKNNAEEKEMTYEDREGDQRKDQFKSPVEGRNIHERNQALLHGSKNQNLSFEEVDILEKHTVAANNTESSMDAVVNETESRSLSDFSLAKMRRGNENKSPDPSTMVVSVDSAVQERALNNVMQSVLLLDQGKYGDPGIHKEVSLEMKRHPSIASVDSMHTDGNADMDDNIGTLDGGINSVNVSSKTAINSDNTGDFLVRDELGDLCCCDHGIILGNAGVNNRVSQNEPGLADTDRIVDTESITQVNLSADNFCAKRQMHSGDLSGLNESEGRNNAEEKEMTYEDRGTVSLLEGDQLKDQFESPVEGGIICERVEALLHGSQNQNLSFDEVDILEKHTVAANDIGSSMDALVDETQSGSLSDFALAKMQLGNENKSPGPSNMVVPVDSEVQERASNEVIQSVLQPDPAKCDDLELQGNEFGVLERVSGVKVVESLNVGINRTRTSQETEEVIDLLNLNDRDIISGDSKESPGFENLHPISMVKPETGVDCSADSPATDSSHGQCLLHQGEEATAETKALELNAASPLFSSYEIKQLFSDDKMDGFSKSYPDMSKVDSVIEDSEAVKKGKESAVGIAQVAAGQLTDHEHKSEDVMELKSTLEMGIHYPVGSPVTNFSSCGDIKRDEFQKLDAGLSKANLMNEVGEHVKEGLENDLGIAQVVAKKHSDHHGQRMADELLKSTHPPVSDGNTCVNERPKEKGIRPINQVFVDHEDIDEAGDIEYSNVWARTGKSVDDSEMSGSNPGAFDVPIDVPAANSYPNYLMQARSNVNPDVEDAKFSVESEIVSEQNVTADQCPISADSGLRKDNLESPRVRSWEADSDKSISISFAPRENKTDSLVPSPPKSFVNTADMKENFRNTKNDKVSNSAVKTLQPRPALKDLQKK
- the LOC109950632 gene encoding uncharacterized protein LOC109950632 isoform X5, whose translation is MDYYAMKRKQLQSLCKQHGIPANLRNTEMAHKLTLLLKEDEKLSEPVCKNLEENEGGIDSEVETKKVKKVKFSPENQTFYFVGTDNDSNSDCDYNPKKKQGRKRTSMVVKKVQVFENSRGLEHSHKIIDSPGRVTRSRAQKMDEGNAEAVFSPLPGKKKLTNRVKKVDSCDKPPPEVELIERVDSNAEHANLNGGLIQRQLRNRVVVSDDGGNSLVLRKDLVPRGSKKPKQNKGSDGDLLPTETYEENVPVGKGIKPEKVQKQCKGNVTKSGKTDLGGSRITRSRSQVGGNSSGVESKTDILIVQEKGQEVLQLKETCKGLDREHLRRKSAVPLKRSLEGDNLANEAVVPGKTLRRSKRKVARDRDSACGPLAETKLVGRSKKSKTKFVGKASGQEECELEEPSKDGQKIPVFQKGKELAKGDTRKRPRNIDLERASKVESSVERMEENVAVLPNGPLRRSRRKTTLFSSAAHDDREFRICEAAGTVKQSTAAGTVKQPVPDKGANVSQSLRRSSRNACEKILTEATGDMCGIANGVKKDGLVKQIQEPTYEKESSLIVHDSLNKSPQRRSSRILSKSGLVAPTGRTGIAAGKNKKSESRMPIIKEKVSFAKINSPLEENLSTDIRLNIPEASGNENNTDSCCSKGLERSSKQRKGSSKQRKGSSKQRKGSSKKRESAGRGQPVYDEVSTAYSIVEKAMDISGHLKDNQISESMKFQGISTVQKPQNVTEPLTNEMENSIPDNTTACDMDYHSYLSLNKCHTGHAIAVEQNPVECPDKFSNVVSSKFTCLSDGHSPTYQPDCEGECSNLLDLNKGLETDESLTVKTSDQRIDVVDDQLEGGSKVSVPEDQNLVQLDASGIDQPVLVEQVLEDHLTELGENKESDSNNAKSSALVEEICAFSSCDREEMVQVDVGSTAETSAETDGDIHLGRIVLSDTAVTLSKSSLVKEATDSCCSKEAVEKSSNKWESAAMGQPVCFEVSAVHSSIEKTMDISAHLKENQLSKYNNLQGVFTVQNAQNVMEPVTNVMENVMVDSGLNVPENATVRDMEDNYYPSLDRGDTGHIIAVEQTSEECMDKLSNVSFSRLTCLGDGHSPTCQPHCEGECTNLLDLKGLETDESWTVKTSHQKSDVVDDQLEDGSKASVPEDHNLVQLDARGINQPVLVEPVVEDHLTECDENNESDRNTAKSSEVVEETSEETVADIHLDRIVPSDTAVTLPKSSLLKQEGDQLENQFKSPVEGRSICEIDEALLYGSKNQNLSFDEVDYPEDDTVAASKIDSAIVVETESTSLSDCALAKMQHRNENILKEVTSEMKRHPSIASDDSMHMDGNADMDDNVGTLDGGMNSLNVSSKTEISSDNIGDFLVGDELADLSCCDHGIILGNAGASNSMAQTIPGLTDIDGIVGTESITQVKLCADNSCAKPQMYSGDLSGLNEIEGKKNNAEEKEMTYEDREGDQRKDQFKSPVEGRNIHERNQALLHGSKNQNLSFEEVDILEKHTVAANNTESSMDAVVNETESRSLSDFSLAKMRRGNENKSPDPSTMVVSVDSAVQERALNNVMQSVLLLDQGKYGDPGIHKEVSLEMKRHPSIASVDSMHTDGNADMDDNIGTLDGGINSVNVSSKTAINSDNTGDFLVRDELGDLCCCDHGIILGNAGVNNRVSQNEPGLADTDRIVDTESITQVNLSADNFCAKRQMHSGDLSGLNESEGRNNAEEKEMTYEDRGTVSLLEGDQLKDQFESPVEGGIICERVEALLHGSQNQNLSFDEVDILEKHTVAANDIGSSMDALVDETQSGSLSDFALAKMQLGNENKSPGPSNMVVPVDSEVQERASNEVIQSVLQPDPAKCDDLELQGNEFGVLERVSGVKVVESLNVGINRTRTSQETEEVIDLLNLNDRDIISGDSKESPGFENLHPISMVKPETGVDCSADSPATDSSHGQCLLHQGEEATAETKALELNAASPLFSSYEIKQLFSDDKMDGFSKSYPDMSKVDSVIEDSEAVKKGKESAVGIAQVAAGQLTDHEHKSEDVMELKSTLEMGIHYPVGSPVTNFSSCGDIKRDEFQKLDAGLSKANLMNEVGEHVKEGLENDLGIAQVVAKKHSDHHGQRMADELLKSTHPPVSDGNTCVNERPKEKGIRPINQVFVDHEDIDEAGDIEYSNVWARTGKSVDDSEMSGSNPGAFDVPIDVPAANSYPNYLMQARSNVNPDVEDAKFSVESEIVSEQNVTADQCPISADSGLRKDNLESPRVRSWEADSDKSISISFAPRENKTDSLVPSPPKSFVNTADMKENFRNTKNDKVSNSAVKTLQPRPALKDLQKK